In uncultured Draconibacterium sp., one genomic interval encodes:
- a CDS encoding DUF4422 domain-containing protein, whose amino-acid sequence MNVKKRLKIYSFFYKPIKVNFLNDLYIPVWAGKNNRNEVEGFCGDDSGDHISAKNNNYSELTGLYWVWKNTQTEIVGSCHYRRYFTTAKEPLIYRIKRLLYFPANLWKKRYGLIYTANTNYWGKQLLKENDTLKILEQYEAIFPVRRRLRQTIKQHYSKYHSADDLILLENILKEKSPEFIPAFYKVLNQNRLFANNMFVLKRDDFEELMEWLFDILLKFENRVPGENYKGYQERIFGFLSERLITVWVEHKKLKYKELPLIYFKKLKK is encoded by the coding sequence ATGAACGTAAAAAAACGGCTAAAAATATATTCATTCTTTTATAAACCCATCAAAGTAAACTTTCTGAACGACTTATATATTCCAGTTTGGGCAGGAAAAAATAACAGAAATGAAGTTGAAGGTTTTTGCGGCGATGACAGCGGCGATCATATTTCAGCTAAAAATAATAACTATAGCGAACTGACTGGCCTATACTGGGTTTGGAAAAATACACAAACCGAAATTGTTGGAAGTTGCCATTATCGCAGGTACTTTACAACTGCCAAAGAGCCGTTAATCTATCGAATAAAACGCTTACTGTATTTCCCGGCAAATTTATGGAAGAAACGTTATGGATTAATTTACACCGCCAATACCAACTACTGGGGAAAGCAATTATTAAAAGAAAATGATACTCTAAAGATTTTAGAGCAGTACGAAGCCATTTTTCCGGTAAGACGCAGATTACGCCAAACCATAAAACAGCATTATTCTAAATATCATAGTGCCGATGATTTAATTTTACTTGAAAATATTTTAAAGGAAAAATCTCCTGAGTTTATACCGGCTTTTTATAAGGTTTTAAATCAGAACCGATTATTTGCCAACAATATGTTTGTTCTGAAAAGAGATGATTTTGAAGAGTTAATGGAATGGCTGTTTGATATATTACTTAAATTTGAAAACAGGGTCCCGGGTGAAAATTACAAAGGTTATCAGGAGCGAATTTTTGGTTTTCTTTCTGAACGATTAATAACAGTTTGGGTTGAACACAAAAAACTAAAATATAAAGAACTACCTTTAATTTATTTCAAGAAATTGAAGAAATAA
- the mnmE gene encoding tRNA uridine-5-carboxymethylaminomethyl(34) synthesis GTPase MnmE: MLDQSTICAISTSPGVGAIAVIRLSGSDAITICDKVYESPKAGKTLASQPANTLHFGKIISVDETIDEVVIALFRAPHSFTGEDIIEISCHGSVYIQQQILNVLVENGARLALPGEFTQRAFLNGKMDLSQAEAVADVIASSNAAAHKLALNQMRGGFSKEISALRDQLLHFTAMVELELDFSEEDVEFADRTALRKLTEEIEELLRKLKDSFQLGNAIKNGIPVAIVGETNVGKSTLLNALLNEDRAIVSDIHGTTRDVIEDVVNIHGTAFRFFDTAGIRETEDHIENLGIERSYSKLEQATVVLLVVDTNNPYPLVESRIQKIRERIAPHQTLIIVANKIDSGLRDTIQQIEVMELTDNEKAVFIAAKQKENLQELIDYMSHSIDMEEAEQQDVIVTNARHYEILKNAHEAILRVLNGLDMQITGDFLAQDIRECLHYLAEITGEVGTEEVLGHIFKNFCIGK; the protein is encoded by the coding sequence ATGCTCGATCAATCAACAATATGTGCCATATCAACATCGCCCGGAGTTGGAGCGATTGCTGTTATTCGTCTCTCGGGTAGCGATGCCATTACAATATGCGACAAAGTATACGAAAGTCCGAAAGCAGGCAAAACACTTGCTAGTCAACCTGCTAACACTCTTCATTTTGGTAAAATCATTTCTGTCGACGAAACCATAGATGAAGTGGTTATTGCTTTGTTTCGTGCCCCTCATTCGTTTACAGGTGAGGATATTATTGAGATTTCATGCCACGGTTCCGTGTATATTCAACAGCAGATTTTAAATGTGCTGGTCGAAAACGGAGCCCGACTGGCATTGCCCGGAGAATTTACACAACGTGCATTTTTGAATGGTAAAATGGATTTGTCGCAGGCCGAAGCTGTTGCCGATGTAATTGCCTCGTCGAATGCTGCGGCACACAAGCTGGCGTTAAACCAAATGCGTGGTGGATTTTCGAAAGAGATCAGTGCCTTGCGCGATCAGCTATTGCATTTTACCGCAATGGTGGAACTGGAACTGGATTTTAGCGAAGAAGATGTGGAATTTGCTGACCGCACAGCTTTACGGAAATTAACCGAAGAAATTGAGGAGTTATTAAGAAAGTTGAAAGATTCGTTTCAGTTAGGGAACGCCATTAAAAATGGAATTCCGGTAGCCATTGTTGGCGAAACGAATGTTGGAAAATCTACACTTTTAAATGCTTTGCTAAATGAAGACCGGGCGATTGTTTCCGATATTCACGGAACTACACGCGATGTAATTGAAGATGTGGTAAATATCCATGGAACGGCTTTCCGTTTTTTTGATACTGCCGGCATTCGCGAAACCGAAGATCATATAGAAAACCTCGGAATTGAACGCAGTTACAGCAAACTGGAACAGGCAACAGTGGTTTTGTTGGTCGTTGACACCAATAACCCCTACCCGCTTGTAGAAAGCCGGATTCAGAAGATTCGCGAGCGGATTGCTCCACATCAGACATTGATTATTGTGGCCAATAAGATCGATTCCGGATTGCGTGATACCATTCAGCAGATAGAAGTAATGGAACTTACCGATAATGAAAAAGCAGTGTTTATTGCGGCTAAACAAAAAGAAAACCTGCAAGAGTTGATCGATTATATGAGCCACTCCATTGATATGGAGGAAGCCGAACAACAGGATGTAATTGTTACCAATGCCCGCCATTACGAAATATTGAAGAATGCGCATGAAGCTATTTTGCGTGTACTAAATGGTCTCGACATGCAAATTACAGGTGACTTCCTTGCCCAGGATATCCGTGAATGTCTGCACTACCTTGCCGAGATTACCGGAGAAGTTGGAACAGAGGAAGTTTTGGGGCATATTTTTAAAAATTTCTGTATCGGAAAGTAA